tttaaagaaacaaaatggcagtgaGAGGGCAAATTTAACTTATCAAGCTAGATTTGTCCGTTTTAGTGCTCCACAGCTGGTATGGAACACTAATGGAGTCAGGTTTAGCTTGATAGCAAGCTGAATTTAGCCCTTTTGTCACTACTGAGCACTAAACTATGTTTGCTTCCAAATTTTGGCAACAAATCACCAATTTAAGAAGACAACCACCACTTCCCAGTgtagacccgggggggggggcaaaatgccCCCTTGATACCTTGCAGCTGCCCATCACTGCCTTAGCATTCCACAAAAGTTTCTGGGGTATGTTctagagcaggcttccccaacctggtaccttccagatgttttggactgtataTAACTCAGCATTCTTGATGGCAAGTTAAGGCAAACTGGGCACCTTCCAGTTTTttttcagatgttgctggactacaatgcccaacattctcagccaacatggctggtaGTGGAGGGTAATGGAATTGTgatccaccaacatctggagggccaccctgCACTATGCCATAGCCAAGCCCATGTGTACCTCTTGCTCTGGCTACAGGTGTACAACAAACCCCCAGCTGATGGATTTGGGGTGCAGTAGGAAATTATGGGATGCCCTCTCGGTTCACACAGAGACTCCTTGGTCCTACTCTGTATAGGGAAGCAAAGCAACCTTGAATAAAGTGCTCCCCAAATAAAACTGGTCATGACTTCAGCACCATCACATCATCACATGTAACAATGGTCATGGGAGTTGACCACTCAGACTTTGTCCTCTGTGActtcctctctctgtctcatCACTGCAAAAAGGACCTTCATGCAACAGTCTCAACAGCAGAAAGCTCTTTGCACATACAGATGGTGTGGTGTTGGCTGGATTGGGGCAAATACGTCCTAccccaaaaaagaaggaaatggaAACTGATGACATTCCAGCAGAAatgggcaggagaagcagcggtaGGTGCTGGGGCAAGGAGAGACACCTCCCAGCCTGCTCATGGGGAGGGAAGTGAACTCACAGTAgtgcatgttgggaattgtagttttgagaaaaaaagaaagtaacGACAACATAGCTTGGATGGCCCTTTAGAATTTTGACAAGTTAAATGAGGAACAGGattgcaaaattatttatttacgcAAACCTCATCATTTTGACAAGCTGGGTGAAATCTGGATGAAAAGTATTTATTTGCCCAAATCTCATCACTTGACCCCAAACAGGAACCCACTACACCACCAGGCTGAGCAGCCCTTTTCCCCCTTCTATTACTCAAGCCAAAGCTTCCCGTGCATGGACTCCCAGGAGACGGTTAATTTCCCAATCACCATCATCACTGTTGCAATAGAGCTATTTAAAGGATAGGATGGAGCCTGGCTCACAAATTCCTGATGATTTGCCCAATTGTTGCTGCTTGTCCAGTTTTGAAATACTGACCAATTTTTCCTGTGTTCTGTTGGAAATTGATATTTTGGCAGATTCGCAATCTAGCTAAATTTCCATGAATGCTCAGAAAGTCTCCAGAGTTATCCAGatccaaaactctctctctctctctctctctctctctctttctctcatttttgTAGTTCCCCATTTCCTTAAGGACATTCCAAAGTTAACTTCAACAAGATTAGTAGTTTCCTTGTGAGAAGAGAGTACTGTAAGGATGGCAAAACCTGTAGCCATCCAGAAGTtgtcccatcatcctcagccagccagtcagggatgctgggaattgcagtccagcagcaTTTAgagccagaggttgcccacccttttTCTACTACTTCCAATTGCCAAactgtttctctcctcctccaacaCCAACACAACACCTAACTATGACTAAGGCTGGACCCAACCCAGTAtgtataaaattattttatttttataaaccacccagagagcttcagcaattgggtggtataaaaatgcaatcaatcaatcaatcaatcaataatttaCTTACAGCATTTACATACTGATCCAGGTTCCGGACCAGTgcacaataaaagataaaatgatgcaaagttaaaagaaataaaataccatatcaaaattgttatttttaaaaaaacgaagcaCCAGCAAAAATCGTGGCTGGATAGACCCTCCTTCCCCAAATGCTGCAAAGATTTGGGCACAATACTGCCAAAATTCAGCACACTGAAATCCCATTGCTTATTCTAACATGCACATGAAGGCTTCacttaaaatcaatgggacctaaaagTACTTAATGTTTGGTTGGAATGATCTCATTGTTAGGCAAGAGAAAAAACAATGCATGTCTGATGCATTTGTCTTCATTCCAAATATCAAGGGGATTTTGGACAgatgaaaatgtgcattaaaagaaaaacactgtGAAGCAGTTTTGAAGGGTTTTCTCCGTATATCTTACACTTTTTCTGAAATGCTAAATTTCAGCAAGCCCAAGGCAGCagttaaaatgtgtgtgttttttaaaaaaatccactggTTACAGGAGGAGAGATTTCAGCACATGCTTAGCTTCTGCCAGGGACAAACTATCTTGAAATAGATCAAATTTATCAATATTTGGTATTAAAGTTCCTGCATTTCTGCCTTCCCCAAatgtggtgccctctggatgttctggagctacaactcctataatccctgaccattagccatgccggCTGGAGTGATGATAATTAATTCCAAAACATGGGAGGGACaggacctaggccatagctagacctaaggtttatccctggatgatccaggggtcaaacctgttcatctaggtgacacacaggggatccagtgctcaggcaggggcgaaccctggatgatcccaggataaaccttaggtctagctgtggccctagactTCCTTGGCCACTCaaaaaaaaaagataaggggACCATCACAAAACATATGGGGCCTTGTCTTTCCTGATGGCtccaattatgcatggtgtgagcTCACAGGGTTGAGGCACCAGGACCTTTTTataagcagggatgctgatgtcatctgccacccctctcggacttccctgttccctctgagcttagctgcactcAACACagtagttgggggtggggggagagcaggggatgaatttttcccagcaacaacatattgttccttgttgtaaaGCAAAACATTTGGGGGTGTTTTGGTCTTGAACGGGCAATTAAGACGCATTAGCTTGACAAAAGAccagctcctggtggagatgaacacTGTATAGATCAATGCAGCTTTGTGCactttttggactctccttggggacatGGCTGTGGGGACTGTCATCATGATGAGTGCCTACACTTCAGAACTGACCACGTTGCCCATGCCCACCTCCTGGAGAGAGATCTAGCCTTGCTTCTACATAGGGCCATGCACGTAAGCTACTTATGCTCTGAGCAGGGAAAGGTGCATGAATGTTGCACTAGTCAGAACCCAGGCTCTGTTTGTGAATGACTGAAATGCAATATAAAGCATGAAATTGCAGGCTGGATCCAGATTGAGGCATATGCAACTGAGTTGGCTGAAGCAGACTTTCCTACACcatccttccctctgcagcccccttgaaaatgctacacagagtgtCAGAGgagcctgctgaatggggtgaactgtggtgtgATGGCAGGAGATGGGGGATCCCTGAAAACCAGGCAGAGACATCTCTCTTGAGTGCAGTCCGTCAGTGGAATGCAGATCATGGATCCAATCcagtatcattattattatcattaaaaattaaaattaatttgttaTTTAATTTATGAATAGTATACTTTTTATGgattttgcatttttgaaaaataaaatggaataaaaatgagaaaaatgtacTCCTCTTCCATGCTTCTTTAACTTTAACAAGTCAAACAAGCAGGAACTGCACATGCTTAGCAACATGAGGCATGAAAAGGCCCATTTGATTTTACACCTCTGCCAACTGGCTATTTTCTCCTTTGGTTTCTGCCCCATCAATTGGTGCTTCCAAATGCTCCGTAACCATGAAGACGTTTAAATCGTTGTGTCATTGTTTAAATTAAAGTTGCCATTTTCAGGAAGCAAGATCTATGTTGAATACAAATAGACCTGGCCTGAGAATGGAATATTTACTGCAACGAAAAGATGGGGATCTGAGGTCTGCCTAAATTAAGCCCCCtgttcccccccatcccctgcttttttGCACTAACTGATGGAATGTGAAAGCTTGCAGAATTTTGTggattttggtttttcttttttctcttgtaCTCCCAACCTCTCTAAATTATAGAGAGATTGTGTCATGTATTTATTacactaagagcatcatcacacaggggaaatcacatttgcataCCGTTGCTTCACCatttgtcccccattacttcctcttttgaaagaggaattaaacaacttgaatgtggcccattcagtgggccgttttgatcccgctgcttctcctgcacacagcaggagatagcagcaacttccatctttaaaaacgtcagagttactggggtgttttttgcagcacgaagaaggctaaaaggggcaggaggtgtgcagGAAGCAGATGAcgtcaagctgcaggagccctgccttcttttgcatctggtcactctagtatagctcctgcagctttaaccattgtgatgaagagggaatttcaccgggtgctgcatgcacacaaataacacctgctgaaattcccctttcaataaaactgttaaagaaacaggagccctgtcctactttccatatggtcactctaatggcacaagcttttgtggactcgAATTCACTTCATCAGAGGCTTGAAGTGTTACTTGCATCTGATGAACTGGACTCCAGTCCCTAAAACTTTATGTCACAACGAATTGCTTAATCTtaaaggtgctacaagactctttctGCTGCAGACTAAGGGCTAATCTACAACTGCAACCCTTTTGCTACAGAAGATATTCCAAATATTCCCCGCTTCTGCGAtcgccactcacggggcacactcaACGGATGTTtactgcaattacaggagtgTTGTTGCGGGAGCACTTGTGCCCCATTATTATGCTGCTTCTgcatgtgtattggtagaagCGGGCAGTGCTAGGCAGAAGACTTGTACAACTGCTCTCACCAGCATTGCACGCTGCCACATCACACCCAGCTACGGGGCAGAGGTGTggttttttaatgactcgtgaggCATGTGCACAAGCGCAGATGCGCAGCAACACTTGGTCGCCTCTACCTCTACCTCTGTTTGTGGGAAggaatatgcgctcctgtgcagagctatgcttgtatttttgaaaaaaaacacaCTCGTGGGTGAAACAcactgatacccatccaaaacatgtggcagaaaTGACGGACGGGTCCACTCCCACATACTTCCAGCTCCCATGGTCATGCTCctcacagctggttggctgtttgctgaggcCACAACTCAcaacaaacagcaacaacatcgCAAAGGGAGGGCACACCACACACGTCCTTCAGAATGGATGTGAGAGAGTGGGAGaccacaacaaaagcagtcagggatattccagaaTAAATGAGAGGTGGAACTGAGATCATCATGGGAACAGGCGAACGCCATGTGCCCCGTTAGTGATAACTGCagtacaatcctgcaataaatggctggtgtagactccccctaacACGGCCACCCTCTTAAGCGTGTGCTAGACACCCATGTTACACACTACTATGTCAACCATATTTTTATTAGCCCACCTACAATTATTTATTGTAggtataaattattatttatacctACTCATTTGATTCATGCTCACCAGAGGCAACCAGACCAAGACCCTgtcccattctcttcccctccttattgttttattatgattttattagaatgtaagcctatgcggcagggttttgctattttattgttttactctgtacagcaccatgtacactgatggtgctatataaataaatcatcatcaacatcatcatccctATGTTGAATCATGGCCTTGAATCCCAAACATCTGCCACATTCTCTCACAAATAGGATTGCTACCAGAGcgagacaaaacaacaacaacaacaacaataacaacaacaacaacaataacaacaacaacaacaacaacatcctacAGCTCACTTGAATATTTCACTTCATTTAAAAATGTaggctactttttttaaaaaaaaaccacaccaaaacTTCTCACTGCCTTAGCATTACAGCTGAGGAACAGCTCAATGAGTCAAAAATGATTAAGAAAGAGGCTCCTGTCACACAAACAGGTTGACTGCTGGGTAATGAGTAACTTTGGCCATACAGATCATCATGAGTTGGAAGTCAATCCAGCAGgccttttaaagggggggggagcaaaagcccccttccaactctgagtAGCAtcggctcagtggtagaacccaCACAtagcatgcaggaagtcccaggttagatccccaacttttccagggagaggaaagaatccctcctgaaaccctggagagctgctgctgccagtcagtgccgacaatactgggctagatggattcaTGGACTGAGGCagcatgaggcagcttcctatgttctcacTGCACCCTGTGTCAATACCATTTTTGATCATTTTTCAGTGTCGACAATGTGGCCCCCTCCATGTTCGGGCCTGGGGTAATTGCCCCCCTCTgcatacacaaacacatacaaaGGGGCCTGCAATCtcgccctgtgccagaagaaCAGTTAGATTTTGAAATGGGTATTGAACTTACCTCAAGGCTGGGGCTTGGGAGCCGCTAGGGCTCGAACCTGGAATCCTCAGATTTGTATTCTGCTGCCCTGAAGTTTACCAGATGGGGATGGGTTCCAGAGTGACTCTGCCTGCCCAGGTGTTCCACTGGTCTCCATAACCCAGTAGGtttagaaaggcttctggttccccccacccaacctAGTAGACTTCCAGGTCCCCCCTGACCTAGTAGGTTTCCGGGTCCCCCTGATCTCATAGGGTTACAAAGCTTTCCAGTTCCCCCTTCTGATTGTTCTTTATATGCGACTTGGACAAGACCtcccctcaaatagaggactgtcctctgtaaaagagggcacacagCTACCCTACGAACACAGCGGGACATTTCCAAGCAAAGAGGCATAGATGAGGTCCTATAGCTCATGCCGCTGGTATATAAGCTACCTTTCCGGCCTTTTTGCCAAAGCCTTCTGTTGAACACAAAAGCTTGTGCATTAGGTAGAAGTCAGCCTGATGTCAAGAGCACCATACCTATTATTATCCCCTGGGACCCAGATGGCAACCACTGCCCCTCTCTGCCATGGTCCTCTCCCCAGAGCAGCCTGCAAGGTGTCGGAATAAGCAGCCAAGGAGTCCGCACTGCGCTGAAGGGGGCACCGTTTCTTTCTGATTAACAGCGAAGGCACCGAACTTGGGTAACAACAGCATTGCGCTCTTCACTGACAGGGTTGTGGGCAGGGGTCAACCCCACAGACCCCTGTCAATTACAGCCGGTGAGGGAAACATCCTCTGGCATCCAGGCGGCTGGCTAGAGCATCTGTGCCTAAGGGCTTTGATGgtggttgggggggtgggggggagagagaggatgcagggggggggaagaggaaaggaaggcaATCTGGAACCCATAAGCTCCCTTGATGTTTGCATTATCGTCAACGGTTGTATTGGTCTGCGCACAGCCCCTCCCCGTAGAACGCCTTACCCTATCCGTAGAGGGCATTAACAAACTTTTAACAATGTCCCTCCTCTCTTTGAGCCCtaaaggaaggggaagaaggagggTGAAGAAGCAGATCCTTGAAAGTTGGAGCAATTCAGAACGCCTCCGTAGCCCTCGAAGCTGTCGGCTCCTGGCGTCCCATCCTTGAGGTTGTGCTGCTTGAACCTCAGGTCACCTTGGCTTGGCTTCGCCGCGGCCTGTTAGTTGCAAGCCCCCGTGGTGCGTGCCGACAGGAAAGGGAGAGGTAAGCAGACGTGAAGACAATGAAAGAAGAAAGCATGTGCCCAGACTCCCCAGAGGGCAGCCTGGTGACCAGCGAGGAGGAAAGCGAGAAGATGCCAAGGAAAGGCCTTCGCAAAAGGGGCCAGCTGGGCGTGCCCTTGACCTCTGCCCCCCCGGAGTGCAGCACCCCCTCGCCGCAGGGCAAGCGCAGCAAGCGGAGCCCCGTGCCGCAGACCTTCGAGGACATGCACACGCAGCGGGTCATCGCCAACGTGCGGGAGCGCCAGCGCACCCAGTCGCTGAACGACGCCTTTGCTGAGCTACGCAAGATCATCCCCACGCTGCCCTCCGACAAGCTCAGCAAGATCCAGACGCTCAAGCTGGCCGCCCGCTACATCGACTTCCTCTACCAGGTCCTGCAGAGCGATGAGCTTGACCACAAGATCTCCAGCTGCAACTACCTGGCCCACGAGAGGCTCAGCTATGCCTTCTCCGTCTGGAGGATGGAAGGGGCCTGGTCCATGTCGGCGTCCCACTGAGATCCAGCCAGCCGGAAGGTAGGTCTTGCCCCAAGCTCTCTGCTTTCTCCTCTGGCTGCTCTTGCGCTTCACTAGGCTTAAATCAGAGGCCCAAACTCCAGGTGGaattgggcagggggtggggggagagagagaaaattagctACAGGTTATATTTTTAGTGGAACAATATAATACATTCCAGGAAGTAGTTCTGGAACATGTAGAGCTGGATCCACAATCTGCTTTCCtggagaggaagggctccactcacagatCTTCCCTCTGCCGAATTTTGGGCAGTTCCGTCTTCATCAGTACCACCCACAACATGCTGCAGCTCATGCCATCTCCTGACTCCCTGTGTAGTATTTtgggggggctggaggggctgccgtgCGAAAGAGGGGGGCGGGAGAAGTCCACTTCTGAGAGCGCTGTTGATGCAGTGGAAATCTAGATCCAGCCCGTtgtaataagaaaaataaataaatgcatacataacAGCGACCTGGGGCATGCACAGAATGCCTTTCCAGCACCAGTGAGCAATTGCAGATAGCTGTGAAATTAATGACAAGGGCTTCCAGGTCTCCAGGCTTGGCCTGAGATCCTGGCAGTGTGAGGTTTCAGAGAGGCAATAGTCTGTATTTTTGAAGAGAGGGCCCTGAAAGTGGTACGTTCCCCTTGGCGCAACTGGTGTACTATTTGTTCCGCTGTCAGTTCTGGTCAAAAGCTGCTTCATGGGAGAACAGAGCAGTTGGAGTGGTAGACCCACTACTAAAGGCAAATGATATTGCTCCCATGTTGCCTTCTCgcgcaaaaaaaggaaaagaaaagaacccaCCGTCATTTGTCCTCTGTCTAATATTGCCTGTCATTAAGAC
This window of the Elgaria multicarinata webbii isolate HBS135686 ecotype San Diego chromosome 3, rElgMul1.1.pri, whole genome shotgun sequence genome carries:
- the LOC134396535 gene encoding twist-related protein 2-like, translating into MKEESMCPDSPEGSLVTSEEESEKMPRKGLRKRGQLGVPLTSAPPECSTPSPQGKRSKRSPVPQTFEDMHTQRVIANVRERQRTQSLNDAFAELRKIIPTLPSDKLSKIQTLKLAARYIDFLYQVLQSDELDHKISSCNYLAHERLSYAFSVWRMEGAWSMSASH